Proteins encoded together in one Mycobacterium sp. MS1601 window:
- a CDS encoding helix-turn-helix domain-containing protein: MGITFVAGTPHSSLRGVVLRYEGFSDRSGQPVTFRELPCSYVPIIVDLDTGWTITHVARPAMRLGSFVAGVTESPVLVHHGGNASCLQVDLTPLGARRLLGVPMHELANQTIAVEDVLGAAELGWSHKRLIKRYRDTVGLPPKTVARIVRFEKLTSRLGRGDVDWAALAADCGFFDQAHLAREVRSLAGQTPTELLVNFVQDAAVPSV, encoded by the coding sequence GTGGGCATCACGTTCGTGGCCGGAACCCCGCATTCGTCGCTGCGGGGAGTGGTGCTGCGTTACGAAGGGTTCTCCGACCGCAGCGGTCAGCCCGTGACCTTCCGGGAGCTGCCCTGCAGTTACGTGCCGATCATCGTCGATCTCGATACGGGTTGGACAATTACCCATGTCGCTCGTCCGGCGATGCGGCTGGGTTCGTTCGTCGCCGGCGTCACCGAATCACCGGTGCTGGTGCACCACGGCGGCAACGCCAGTTGCCTGCAGGTGGACCTGACCCCGCTGGGCGCCCGGCGACTGCTCGGAGTGCCGATGCACGAGCTGGCCAATCAGACCATCGCCGTCGAGGACGTGCTGGGGGCCGCCGAGCTGGGGTGGAGCCACAAGCGGCTGATCAAGCGTTATCGCGACACCGTCGGCCTGCCGCCCAAGACGGTGGCGCGGATCGTCCGCTTCGAGAAGCTGACCTCCCGACTCGGTCGTGGCGACGTCGACTGGGCCGCGCTGGCGGCCGACTGCGGGTTCTTCGATCAGGCCCATCTGGCCCGTGAAGTGCGCAGCCTGGCCGGGCAGACGCCCACCGAACTGCTGGTCAATTTTGTCCAAGACGCGGCTGTGCCGTCGGTCTAG
- the cobN gene encoding cobaltochelatase subunit CobN codes for MPEPTVLLLSTSDTDLITARASGAGFRWANPSRLLDADLPALLENVDLVIVRILGGYRAWQDGIDTVLASGLPTVVISGEQAPDADLMERSTVPAGIAVQAHAYLAQGGTENLANLYAFLADTVLMQGLGFEPPVSIPEWGALERRETQNSGPIIAVLYYRAQHLAGNTSYIAALCDAIEATGARPLPLYCASLRTPPVELLQTLKDADAMVVTVLAAGGAKPATVTAGGDDDAWNVEHLAALDVPILQGLCLTSPRATWEANDDGMSPLDVATQVAVPEFDGRIVTVPFSFKEFDDEGLIAYVADPERCARVAGLAVKHARLRHIPTRDKKVALVFSAYPTKHARIGNAVGLDTPASAVQVLRAMRDAGYVIGDVPGVDARDGDALVHALIERGGQDPDWLTEEQIAGNPIRVSAKDYRQWFATLPQEFADAIVEHWGPPPGELFVDRSQDPDGEIVIAAMQSGNIVILVQPPRGFGENPVAIYHDPDLPPSHHYLAAYRWLDNSFSNSFHADAVVHLGKHGNLEWLPGKTLGMSASCGTDAALGDLPLVYPFLVNDPGEGTQAKRRAHAVLVDHLIPPMARAETYGDIARLEQLLDEHANISALDPGKLPAIRQQIWTLMRAAKMDHDLGLEDRPDEDVFDDMLLHVDGWLCEIKDVQIRDGLHILGEKPTGDGELDLVLAILRARQLFGGEQSVPGLREALGLKEDGTEQRLTVDEAEARARELVADLQAAGWDPAAINTDNPEVAAVLRFAATEVVPRLAGTAHEIDQVLRALDGRFIAAGPSGSPLRGLVNVLPTGRNFYSVDPKAVPSKLAWETGVAMADSLLERYRTDYGTWPQSVGLSVWGTSAMRTAGDDIAEVLALLGVRPIWDDASRRVVDLEAISLEELDRPRIDVTVRISGFFRDAFPHVVTMLDDAVQLVAGLDEPAECNFVRAHAAKDLDDHGDQRRATTRIFGSKPGTYGAGLLQLIDSRNWRDDNDLAQVYTAWGGFAYGRGLDGTEATDDMNRAYRRIAVAAKNTDTREHDIADSDDYFQYHGGMVATVRALTGKDPAAYIGDNTRPDAVRTRTLSEETTRVFRARVVNPRWMSAMRRHGYKGAFEMAATVDYLFGYDATAHVMSDWMYQQLTESYVLDPENRKFMEESNPWALHGMAERLLEAVERGMWAEPDQQTLDGLRQVLLETEGELEG; via the coding sequence GTGCCAGAACCGACTGTGCTGCTGCTCTCGACGTCCGATACCGACCTGATCACCGCGCGTGCTAGCGGAGCCGGGTTCCGGTGGGCCAACCCGTCCCGTCTGCTCGATGCCGACCTCCCGGCGCTGCTCGAAAACGTGGATCTGGTGATCGTGCGGATCCTCGGCGGTTACCGGGCCTGGCAGGACGGTATCGACACTGTGCTGGCGAGCGGTCTGCCGACCGTGGTGATCAGCGGCGAGCAGGCGCCCGACGCGGACCTGATGGAGCGCTCCACGGTGCCGGCGGGAATCGCGGTGCAGGCGCATGCGTACCTGGCGCAGGGTGGCACCGAGAACCTGGCGAATCTCTACGCGTTCCTTGCCGACACGGTGTTGATGCAGGGTCTCGGGTTCGAGCCGCCGGTCAGCATCCCGGAATGGGGCGCCCTCGAACGTCGGGAGACTCAGAACAGCGGACCCATTATCGCGGTGCTCTACTACCGCGCCCAGCACCTGGCCGGCAACACGTCATACATCGCGGCGCTGTGCGACGCCATCGAGGCGACCGGCGCCCGCCCGCTACCGCTGTATTGCGCCTCTCTTCGCACCCCGCCGGTGGAGCTGCTGCAGACGTTGAAAGACGCCGATGCCATGGTGGTGACGGTATTGGCGGCCGGCGGCGCCAAACCCGCGACGGTGACCGCAGGCGGAGATGATGACGCGTGGAACGTCGAACACCTTGCCGCCCTGGATGTTCCGATCTTGCAGGGGCTTTGTCTGACCAGCCCGCGGGCCACCTGGGAGGCCAACGACGACGGAATGTCACCGCTGGATGTCGCCACCCAGGTGGCGGTACCGGAGTTCGACGGCCGCATTGTCACAGTTCCCTTCTCGTTCAAGGAGTTCGACGACGAGGGCCTGATCGCCTACGTCGCCGATCCCGAGCGGTGCGCCAGGGTGGCCGGATTGGCCGTCAAACATGCTCGCCTGCGCCATATTCCGACGCGGGACAAGAAAGTCGCCCTGGTGTTCTCGGCGTATCCCACCAAACACGCCCGCATCGGCAATGCCGTCGGGCTCGACACCCCGGCCAGCGCCGTCCAGGTGCTGCGAGCCATGCGCGACGCCGGATACGTCATCGGCGACGTCCCGGGCGTCGACGCCCGGGATGGCGACGCCCTGGTGCACGCCCTCATCGAACGTGGTGGCCAGGATCCGGACTGGTTGACCGAGGAACAGATCGCCGGCAACCCGATTCGGGTGTCCGCCAAGGATTACCGACAGTGGTTCGCCACGCTGCCGCAGGAGTTCGCCGACGCCATCGTCGAACACTGGGGGCCACCGCCGGGCGAATTGTTCGTCGACCGCAGCCAGGATCCTGACGGCGAGATCGTGATCGCCGCAATGCAATCCGGCAACATCGTCATCCTGGTGCAGCCGCCGCGCGGATTCGGGGAGAACCCGGTGGCCATCTACCACGATCCCGATCTGCCGCCGAGTCACCACTATCTGGCCGCCTACCGCTGGCTGGACAACAGCTTCTCCAATTCCTTCCATGCCGACGCGGTGGTGCATCTGGGCAAACACGGAAACCTGGAATGGTTGCCCGGCAAGACACTGGGCATGTCCGCGAGCTGCGGCACCGACGCTGCCCTCGGTGACCTGCCGTTGGTCTACCCGTTCCTGGTCAACGACCCGGGGGAGGGCACCCAGGCCAAACGCCGAGCGCACGCGGTGCTGGTGGACCACCTGATCCCGCCGATGGCCCGCGCTGAGACCTATGGCGACATAGCGCGATTGGAGCAACTCCTCGACGAACACGCCAACATCTCAGCGCTGGACCCCGGCAAGCTGCCCGCCATCCGCCAGCAGATCTGGACCCTGATGCGCGCGGCCAAGATGGACCACGATCTGGGTCTGGAGGACCGGCCCGACGAGGACGTCTTCGACGACATGCTGCTGCACGTCGACGGCTGGCTGTGTGAGATCAAGGACGTGCAGATCCGCGACGGCCTGCACATTCTCGGTGAAAAGCCAACGGGTGACGGTGAACTCGACCTGGTGCTGGCCATACTGCGAGCACGCCAGCTGTTCGGCGGTGAGCAGTCGGTGCCGGGACTGCGGGAAGCTCTGGGGCTCAAGGAGGACGGCACCGAGCAACGCCTGACTGTCGACGAGGCCGAAGCCCGGGCGCGGGAGCTCGTGGCCGACCTGCAGGCGGCGGGCTGGGATCCGGCGGCCATCAACACCGACAACCCCGAGGTTGCGGCGGTGCTGCGGTTCGCCGCCACCGAGGTGGTGCCCAGGCTGGCCGGCACCGCACACGAGATCGACCAGGTGCTGCGTGCACTCGACGGCCGGTTCATTGCGGCGGGGCCGTCCGGGTCACCTTTGCGCGGGCTGGTCAACGTGTTGCCCACCGGACGCAACTTCTACTCCGTGGACCCCAAAGCGGTGCCGTCCAAGCTGGCCTGGGAAACCGGTGTGGCCATGGCGGATTCGCTGCTGGAGCGCTACCGCACCGACTACGGGACGTGGCCGCAGTCGGTTGGCCTGTCGGTATGGGGTACCTCGGCGATGCGCACCGCCGGCGACGACATCGCCGAAGTGCTGGCGCTACTGGGCGTTCGGCCCATCTGGGATGATGCCTCGCGGCGCGTCGTCGACCTGGAGGCCATCTCGCTCGAGGAACTCGACAGGCCCCGCATCGACGTCACCGTCCGCATCTCCGGTTTCTTCAGGGACGCCTTCCCGCACGTGGTCACCATGCTCGACGACGCGGTCCAACTGGTCGCCGGACTCGACGAACCAGCCGAGTGCAACTTCGTCAGGGCGCACGCTGCAAAAGACCTCGATGATCACGGCGACCAGAGACGGGCCACCACAAGGATTTTCGGCTCCAAGCCGGGAACCTACGGCGCCGGTCTGCTACAGCTGATCGACAGCCGAAATTGGCGCGACGACAACGACCTGGCGCAGGTGTACACCGCATGGGGTGGTTTCGCCTACGGCCGCGGTCTCGACGGTACCGAGGCCACCGACGACATGAACCGCGCCTACCGCCGGATAGCGGTGGCCGCCAAGAACACCGACACCCGTGAACACGACATCGCCGACTCCGACGACTACTTCCAGTACCACGGTGGCATGGTCGCCACCGTGCGGGCGCTCACCGGCAAGGACCCGGCGGCCTACATCGGCGACAACACCCGCCCCGACGCGGTACGCACACGCACCCTGTCCGAGGAGACCACCCGCGTGTTCCGGGCCCGAGTCGTCAACCCGCGCTGGATGTCGGCGATGCGCCGCCACGGCTACAAGGGGGCGTTCGAGATGGCCGCCACGGTGGACTACCTGTTCGGCTACGACGCCACTGCCCACGTGATGTCGGACTGGATGTACCAGCAGCTCACCGAGAGCTATGTGCTGGACCCCGAGAATCGCAAGTTCATGGAGGAATCCAACCCGTGGGCGCTGCACGGGATGGCCGAGCGACTGCTGGAGGCCGTCGAACGAGGCATGTGGGCCGAACCGGACCAGCAGACCCTCGACGGGTTGCGCCAGGTGCTCCTGGAAACCGAAGGCGAGCTGGAAGGCTAG
- a CDS encoding RNA polymerase-binding protein RbpA, whose translation MADRVLRGSRLGAVSYETDRNHDLAPRQVARYRTDNGEIFDVPFADDAEIPGTWPCKNGMEGTLIDGDVPEPKKVKPPRTHWDMLLERRSVEELEELLKERLDIIKTKRRG comes from the coding sequence ATGGCTGATCGTGTCCTGCGAGGTAGTCGCCTCGGAGCTGTGAGCTACGAGACCGACCGCAACCATGACCTGGCGCCGCGTCAGGTCGCGCGGTACCGCACCGACAACGGCGAGATCTTCGACGTGCCCTTCGCCGACGACGCCGAGATCCCCGGCACGTGGCCGTGCAAGAACGGCATGGAGGGCACGCTGATCGACGGTGACGTGCCCGAGCCCAAGAAGGTCAAGCCCCCCCGCACCCACTGGGACATGCTGCTGGAACGGCGTTCGGTCGAGGAGCTCGAGGAACTGCTCAAAGAGCGCCTCGACATCATCAAGACGAAGCGTCGCGGCTGA
- a CDS encoding 8-oxoguanine deaminase — MPTRVITNCAVATVDNTGTEYRTGHIVVRDGVITAVGEGPAPELPDSELIDGTDCLATPGLVNTHHHLNQWITRGHAQDGTLFQWLTTLYPLWAAVDQDLEFASASAGLGMLALTGCTTSMDHHYIFPKDGGFPTPVGDVLAAEVAAASRIGLRFHPTRGSMDLGASSGGLPPDSVVEDIDTILAACADAVAAHHDPGFDSHCRIALAPCSPFSVTAELMKQSAVLARELGVRMHTHLAETEDEEAFCLANFGARPVDYVESLGWLGSDVWMAHCVHLSEGDIAKFAATGTGVAHCPSSNGRLGSGIAPIPELLAAGVPVGLGVDGVASNEHGGLATELRESLLAARFRLGPLALTARQCLQMGTMGGARCLGRDTELGSLEPGKLADIALWDLSGLGHADIEDPVCALVFGPPAPLRQLLVGGRTIVSDGELRTADPATLATEARSAARRLRQKAGL, encoded by the coding sequence ATGCCCACCCGCGTGATCACCAACTGTGCCGTTGCCACCGTCGACAACACGGGCACGGAATACCGCACCGGTCACATCGTCGTCCGCGACGGAGTGATCACCGCCGTGGGCGAGGGGCCCGCACCAGAACTTCCCGACAGCGAGCTGATCGACGGCACCGACTGTCTGGCCACCCCGGGGCTGGTGAACACCCACCATCACCTCAACCAGTGGATCACCAGGGGCCACGCACAGGACGGCACCCTGTTCCAGTGGCTCACCACGCTCTACCCACTGTGGGCGGCAGTGGACCAAGACCTCGAATTCGCCTCTGCCAGTGCAGGTCTGGGCATGCTCGCGCTGACCGGGTGCACCACGTCCATGGACCACCACTACATATTTCCGAAGGACGGCGGATTCCCGACGCCTGTCGGTGACGTCCTGGCCGCCGAGGTGGCCGCCGCATCGCGGATCGGCCTGCGGTTCCACCCCACCCGCGGGTCGATGGATCTCGGAGCCTCCTCCGGCGGTTTGCCGCCCGACTCGGTGGTCGAGGACATCGACACCATCCTGGCCGCGTGCGCCGACGCCGTGGCCGCGCACCACGACCCTGGGTTCGACTCCCACTGCCGGATTGCGCTGGCCCCGTGCTCACCGTTCTCGGTGACCGCAGAGCTGATGAAGCAGTCTGCCGTGCTGGCCCGCGAACTGGGTGTCCGGATGCACACGCACCTGGCCGAGACCGAGGACGAGGAAGCGTTCTGCCTGGCCAACTTCGGCGCGCGCCCCGTCGACTACGTCGAATCGCTGGGCTGGCTGGGCTCCGACGTCTGGATGGCGCACTGCGTACACCTGTCCGAAGGTGACATCGCCAAGTTCGCCGCCACCGGCACCGGTGTGGCGCACTGCCCGAGCAGCAACGGCCGCCTCGGCTCCGGCATCGCCCCCATTCCCGAGCTGCTGGCCGCAGGCGTGCCGGTGGGGCTGGGAGTCGACGGGGTGGCCTCCAACGAGCACGGCGGGTTGGCCACCGAGCTGCGCGAATCGTTGTTGGCGGCGCGGTTCCGACTGGGTCCACTGGCCCTGACGGCGCGGCAGTGCCTGCAGATGGGCACCATGGGCGGGGCTCGCTGCCTGGGCCGCGACACCGAGTTGGGCTCATTGGAGCCGGGCAAGCTGGCCGATATCGCGCTGTGGGACCTGTCCGGGCTGGGGCACGCCGACATCGAGGACCCGGTGTGTGCGCTGGTGTTCGGCCCGCCCGCCCCGCTACGGCAACTACTGGTCGGGGGCCGGACCATAGTCAGCGACGGCGAGCTGCGTACCGCGGATCCGGCGACGCTTGCCACCGAAGCCCGTTCCGCGGCGCGCCGGCTGCGTCAGAAGGCCGGGCTCTGA
- a CDS encoding FxsA family protein, producing the protein MVMRIFALYVLVEMAVIVALTATIGFGWTLIALIGTFVLGLVLAGSQLRRQLAKLQQGMKDPQGAVTDSALVALGSVLVFIPGLVTTVAGLLMLAPPTRAAMRPLAGLVAAKGLARQVTVINLGGGVPPRGRGQYIDGEVVDVHDDVPVDRPLEPKPE; encoded by the coding sequence ATGGTGATGCGGATTTTCGCGCTGTACGTCCTCGTCGAGATGGCGGTCATCGTCGCGCTGACGGCGACCATCGGCTTCGGCTGGACCCTGATCGCGCTGATCGGCACCTTCGTGCTGGGCCTGGTGCTGGCCGGGTCGCAGCTGCGCCGCCAGCTCGCCAAACTCCAGCAGGGCATGAAAGACCCCCAGGGTGCCGTCACCGACAGCGCGCTGGTGGCGCTGGGCTCTGTACTGGTGTTCATCCCCGGATTGGTGACCACGGTCGCAGGTCTGCTGATGCTGGCCCCGCCCACCCGCGCCGCGATGCGGCCGCTGGCCGGGCTGGTGGCCGCCAAGGGCCTGGCTCGTCAGGTCACCGTCATCAACCTGGGCGGCGGGGTACCGCCCCGGGGTAGGGGCCAGTACATCGACGGTGAGGTTGTCGATGTCCACGATGACGTCCCGGTTGACCGACCCCTGGAGCCCAAGCCCGAGTAG
- a CDS encoding amidohydrolase: protein MTQLLLNGRIHSPTHPDATALAVRGDTVAWLGSDDVARSQFPDAEVVDLDGAFVAPAFVDSHVHVTSTGLLLTGLDLRAATSREHCLRMLAEYAAAHPDGVVWGHGWDDADWSDTPTTAEVDTASAGRPVYLSRIDVHSALASTALRSQVADLAGADGYDAEGALRADAHHLVRARARALLTESQQQQARTAALDAFAAAGVVAVHECAGPQIGGLDDWRHLHATDHGVDVVGFWGEAVTSADQARELLTHTGAQGLAGDLFIDGALGSRTAHLLQPYADADHCGRHYLDPDAVEGHLRACTEARITAGFHVIGDAAVTVVVDALQKVVDALGVPAVARCGHRLEHLEMVTVEQAAKLGSWGVIASVQPNFDALWGGEDGMYAQRLGPERARGLNPLAQLAAAGVPLAFGSDSPVTELDPWATVRAATTHHTPGASVSARSAFSASTRGGWRAGGVRDGVTGTLVPGAPASYAVWEADNLEVAAPADSVARWSTDPRSRVPALPALAEASPRCLQTVHRGRVLHGGCNV from the coding sequence GTGACGCAGTTGCTGCTCAACGGGCGCATCCACAGCCCCACCCATCCCGACGCCACCGCGCTGGCGGTCCGCGGCGACACTGTTGCCTGGCTGGGTAGCGATGACGTCGCACGCTCCCAATTCCCGGACGCCGAGGTCGTCGACCTCGACGGCGCATTCGTCGCGCCCGCGTTCGTGGACAGCCACGTGCACGTCACCTCCACCGGTCTGCTGCTCACCGGGCTGGATCTGCGCGCCGCCACCTCGCGGGAACACTGTCTGAGGATGCTGGCCGAGTACGCCGCCGCTCACCCCGACGGGGTGGTCTGGGGGCACGGCTGGGACGACGCGGACTGGTCGGACACGCCCACCACCGCCGAGGTCGACACCGCCTCGGCCGGTCGGCCGGTGTATCTGTCCCGGATAGACGTGCACTCGGCGTTGGCCTCCACCGCGTTGCGCAGCCAAGTCGCCGACCTCGCAGGCGCCGACGGGTACGACGCCGAAGGCGCGCTGCGCGCCGACGCCCACCACTTGGTGCGGGCCCGGGCGCGGGCCCTGCTGACCGAGAGTCAGCAACAGCAGGCCCGTACCGCAGCGCTGGATGCCTTCGCCGCCGCAGGGGTGGTGGCGGTCCATGAATGCGCAGGGCCACAGATCGGCGGCCTCGATGACTGGCGGCACCTGCACGCCACCGACCACGGTGTCGACGTCGTGGGCTTCTGGGGCGAAGCCGTCACCTCGGCCGACCAGGCTCGAGAACTGTTGACGCACACAGGTGCTCAGGGTCTGGCCGGCGACCTGTTCATCGACGGGGCGCTGGGCTCGCGGACCGCGCACCTGTTGCAGCCTTACGCCGACGCCGACCACTGTGGTCGCCACTACCTCGACCCCGACGCGGTCGAAGGCCATCTGCGCGCGTGCACCGAGGCCCGGATCACCGCCGGGTTCCACGTCATCGGCGACGCGGCCGTCACCGTCGTCGTCGATGCGCTGCAGAAGGTGGTCGACGCCCTCGGTGTGCCCGCCGTCGCGCGCTGCGGGCACCGTCTCGAGCACCTGGAGATGGTGACCGTCGAGCAGGCCGCAAAACTGGGCTCGTGGGGTGTCATCGCCAGTGTGCAGCCGAACTTCGACGCGCTGTGGGGAGGTGAGGACGGCATGTACGCCCAGCGCCTGGGGCCCGAGCGCGCCCGCGGGCTCAACCCCTTGGCGCAACTGGCCGCAGCGGGGGTGCCGTTGGCCTTCGGTTCCGACAGCCCGGTCACCGAACTGGACCCGTGGGCCACGGTGCGCGCCGCCACCACCCACCACACGCCAGGAGCCTCGGTGTCGGCCCGGTCGGCGTTCTCGGCGTCCACCCGCGGTGGCTGGCGTGCCGGCGGCGTCCGGGACGGCGTCACCGGAACCCTGGTGCCGGGAGCGCCCGCGTCCTACGCCGTTTGGGAGGCGGACAACCTCGAGGTCGCCGCCCCGGCCGACTCGGTGGCGCGGTGGTCCACCGATCCCCGCTCCCGGGTGCCCGCCCTGCCGGCGTTGGCCGAAGCATCGCCTCGATGTCTGCAGACAGTGCACCGCGGCCGCGTCCTTCACGGTGGGTGCAATGTCTAG
- a CDS encoding polyprenol monophosphomannose synthase, translated as MTIGSGSSLPGEQPSQRTLVIVPTYNELENLPLIVGRIHSALPDVHVLVVDDGSPDGTGKLADELALADPERVHVMHRTVKDGLGAAYLAGFAWGLNRQYTVLVEMDADGSHAPEQLHRLLDAVDAGADLAIGSRYVPGGTVRNWPTRRLVLSRTANGYSRLLLGVDIHDITAGYRAYRREVLEKIDLAAVDSKGYCFQIDLTWRAINSGFRVVEVPITFTERELGVSKMSGSNIREALVKVAQWGLSGRLDRARGVSR; from the coding sequence ATGACCATCGGCTCAGGTTCGTCTCTGCCTGGGGAACAGCCCAGCCAGCGCACCTTGGTGATCGTGCCGACCTACAACGAGCTGGAGAATCTCCCGCTGATCGTGGGGCGAATTCATTCTGCCCTGCCGGACGTGCATGTGCTCGTCGTCGACGACGGCAGTCCCGACGGTACCGGCAAACTGGCCGACGAACTGGCCCTGGCCGACCCGGAGCGGGTGCATGTCATGCACCGCACCGTCAAGGACGGCCTCGGGGCGGCCTATCTCGCAGGCTTCGCGTGGGGGCTGAACCGCCAGTACACCGTGCTGGTCGAGATGGATGCCGACGGCAGCCACGCACCCGAGCAACTACACCGCCTCCTGGATGCGGTGGACGCGGGCGCGGATCTGGCGATCGGCTCGCGCTATGTGCCGGGCGGCACCGTACGCAACTGGCCCACTCGACGGTTGGTGCTGTCCCGCACCGCCAATGGCTACTCCCGGCTCCTGCTCGGTGTCGACATCCACGACATCACCGCCGGCTATCGCGCCTACCGTCGTGAAGTGCTGGAGAAGATCGATCTGGCAGCCGTGGACTCCAAGGGCTACTGCTTCCAGATCGACCTGACCTGGCGCGCCATCAACAGTGGCTTCCGCGTGGTCGAGGTGCCCATCACCTTCACCGAGCGCGAGCTCGGCGTGTCGAAGATGAGCGGGTCCAACATCCGCGAAGCCTTGGTCAAGGTGGCTCAGTGGGGTCTGAGCGGGCGGCTGGACCGTGCGCGTGGTGTCAGCCGCTGA
- the lnt gene encoding apolipoprotein N-acyltransferase encodes MSRVLGWLKLRAVRLSLAIIAGLLLYASFPPVGWWWAAIIGVALLTVVVKDQTTTAAGGFGYGFLCGAAFYLPLLPWISGLVGVAPWAALSLMCALFPAVFGMLAVLVRDLPGWPVWTALVWMVAEWLKSVIPFGGFPWGVLGFSQTNGPLLPLTRLGGVPLVSFAVAVVAVSAVAIGLEVVAWWRESAKDRPPAVVLPGLCIAVVLLGIAAVHPGVRQSGAGSDDDPVVTVAAIQGNVPRLGLDFNAQRRAVLDNHVKETLRLAEEVRAGRAPQPQFVVWPENSSDIDPLANADAGEQISLAAKAIGAPILVGAVVAHPDSTRDNPAALNTVIVWDPVDGPGERHDKKIIQPFGEYLPWRGFFSMLSSYAERAGYFVPGDGNGVVQAAGVPVGITTCWEVIFDRAARESVLSGAQVLAVPTNNATFDQTMSEQQLAFSRARAVEHNRYVVVAATTGISAIIAPDGRELARTEWFQPGTLNMAIRLKTALTPATQWGPLVQFALVALGIGAAASGLWRRVRHNGGLLRPTGESGASDLETRGAS; translated from the coding sequence ATGTCTAGAGTCCTGGGCTGGCTCAAACTTCGCGCGGTCCGGCTCAGCCTGGCGATCATCGCCGGCCTGTTGCTGTACGCGAGCTTCCCACCGGTGGGCTGGTGGTGGGCCGCCATCATCGGTGTGGCTCTGTTGACTGTGGTGGTCAAGGACCAGACCACCACCGCGGCAGGTGGATTCGGCTACGGATTCCTGTGCGGCGCAGCGTTCTATCTGCCGCTGTTGCCCTGGATCAGCGGTCTGGTGGGTGTGGCGCCGTGGGCGGCGCTGTCGCTGATGTGTGCCCTGTTCCCGGCCGTCTTCGGGATGCTGGCCGTGCTGGTGCGTGACCTGCCGGGCTGGCCGGTGTGGACAGCATTGGTGTGGATGGTGGCCGAATGGCTGAAATCCGTCATTCCGTTCGGTGGATTTCCCTGGGGTGTCCTCGGTTTCAGCCAGACCAACGGGCCGCTGTTGCCGCTGACCCGGCTGGGTGGGGTGCCGCTGGTGTCTTTTGCAGTCGCCGTCGTCGCCGTCTCGGCCGTCGCAATCGGCCTCGAGGTGGTGGCGTGGTGGCGCGAATCGGCCAAGGACCGCCCGCCTGCGGTGGTGCTGCCGGGGTTGTGCATCGCGGTGGTGTTGCTGGGTATTGCCGCGGTGCATCCCGGGGTGCGGCAGTCCGGTGCCGGGTCCGACGACGATCCCGTGGTGACGGTGGCCGCCATCCAGGGCAATGTCCCGCGCCTAGGTCTGGATTTCAATGCCCAGCGCCGTGCGGTGCTGGACAACCATGTCAAGGAGACCCTGCGGCTGGCCGAGGAGGTACGGGCCGGTCGGGCACCGCAGCCGCAGTTCGTGGTGTGGCCGGAGAACTCCTCGGACATCGACCCGCTGGCCAACGCCGACGCAGGCGAACAGATCTCGCTGGCTGCCAAGGCCATCGGCGCGCCGATCCTGGTGGGTGCGGTGGTGGCACACCCCGACAGCACCAGGGACAACCCGGCAGCCCTGAATACCGTGATCGTCTGGGATCCGGTGGACGGGCCAGGGGAGCGGCACGACAAGAAGATCATCCAGCCGTTTGGTGAGTACCTGCCGTGGCGCGGCTTCTTCTCCATGCTGTCCTCCTACGCCGAGCGGGCCGGCTACTTCGTCCCAGGCGACGGCAACGGAGTGGTGCAGGCTGCGGGAGTCCCGGTCGGCATCACAACGTGCTGGGAGGTGATCTTCGACCGGGCGGCCCGCGAGTCGGTGCTCAGCGGCGCCCAGGTGCTGGCGGTGCCCACCAACAACGCCACCTTCGACCAGACGATGAGCGAGCAGCAACTGGCGTTCTCGAGGGCCAGGGCGGTGGAGCACAACCGTTACGTGGTGGTCGCGGCCACCACCGGCATCTCGGCGATCATTGCGCCCGACGGGCGTGAGCTGGCCCGCACCGAGTGGTTCCAGCCGGGGACGCTCAACATGGCAATCAGGCTCAAAACTGCTCTGACGCCTGCCACGCAGTGGGGTCCGCTGGTGCAGTTTGCGCTGGTAGCGCTAGGTATTGGGGCTGCCGCTTCGGGTTTGTGGCGCCGAGTGCGGCACAATGGAGGGTTATTGCGCCCGACAGGTGAGTCCGGCGCCTCAGATTTGGAAACCCGAGGAGCTTCATGA
- a CDS encoding PPOX class F420-dependent oxidoreductase gives MPTFADVARAEYILLTTFTKDGRPKPTAVWAAPSGDGLVVITQAKSWKVKRIRNTPRVTVAVCDRRGNPKSDSVEAVATVLDKSRTGEVYDAIGKRYGLLGKAFNFFSKLRGGMENNVGLEIKAVVDA, from the coding sequence ATGCCGACCTTCGCCGACGTCGCCAGAGCCGAGTACATCCTGCTGACCACCTTCACCAAAGACGGCAGGCCGAAGCCCACCGCAGTCTGGGCCGCTCCGTCAGGGGACGGACTGGTGGTGATCACCCAGGCGAAGTCGTGGAAGGTCAAGCGCATCCGCAACACCCCGCGCGTCACCGTTGCCGTCTGCGACCGCCGCGGCAACCCGAAGAGCGACTCGGTCGAGGCCGTCGCGACCGTTCTCGACAAATCCCGCACCGGTGAGGTTTACGACGCCATCGGAAAGAGGTATGGACTGCTCGGCAAGGCGTTCAACTTCTTCTCGAAGCTGCGCGGCGGGATGGAGAACAACGTGGGACTCGAGATCAAGGCGGTGGTTGATGCCTGA